CGGGCACGACGACGCCCCCGTACCGGAGAGCACGGGGGCGTTTCTCACCGGCCTGAGGGTGTTAGGAAGGGCCCCTTCCTATGCAAAAAGCGATAGGAAGGGGCCCTTCCTTACAGCTACAGCTACAGGTCAGTGGCTGGGTGGGATGACGCGGAGGTGGCCACGGCGACCGGTCTGCTGGCCGGTGTTGGGGTCGACCCCGGCCTCGTCCGGGCGGGGCGGGGCCGGGCGGGCGGCCTCCCGGACCGCCTCGGCCAGCGCCACCAGGTCGTCGGTGGTCGGCGGTGGGGGCTCGAACTCCCCCTCGTGCCGGACCACGTCCCAGCCGCGCGGGGCCGTCAGGCTCCGGGCGTGCGGCTCACAGAGGTCGTACGTGTGCGGCTCAGCGAAGGCCGCGAGCGGCCCCACCACGGCTGTCGACTCGGTGTAGACATAGGTCAGCGTGGCTACGGCCTGTCGGGGGCAGCCGTTGCGGGAGCAACGCCGTGGTGACCTCACGGCGGCACGGTATCTCCATTACCGGCTCCGCCGCTCCGCTTGGGCTTCCGACACGCCGGTAGTGGTGATCACAATTCGGGCTCCCGCCTGGCGACACGGCCGAATCCACGAACCGATCTTGATCGCGCCGGGTCTACCCTGTCGTCGTGGGCGGGACGTTCACCACGAGTGAAGCGGGGTTCGAGATGACCAGTCCGGAGAATCGCCGGCCCGACCCCGGGCGCCGGTCCCGCCGGGATCGGCACGGGCGCGGGCTGCGCGGCCGGCTCGTCCCGGCCACGGTTCCGCTCGCCCGGACGAAGTCGGAGATCTTCGACGATCTGGTGCTGGACACCGTGGAGACCCTGGAACGGCGGTTCGCCAAGGAGCTGGCCGGGGTCGAGTTCGCGGTCGAGGACGTGCCGCCGGACCTGAACGTCTACGACTCGGACGTCCTGGAGGACGGCGAGGTGCCCCTCGCCCGCCTGCTGCCCGGTCGGCCCGGCCGGCAGGAGGTGCCGCCGAGGATCGTGCTCTACCGCCGCCCCCTGGAGTTCCGGGCGATAGACCGCGAGGACCTCGCCGACCTGGTACACGACGTGATCATCGAGCAGGTCGCGAACCTGCTCGGCGTCGATCCCGATGAGCTGGCCTGACCCGGGCGGCCCCCACCACCCGGGCGCGGCCGGTCAGGCGACGCGACGCTTCAACTTGCGCCGTTCGCGTTCGGACAACCCGCCCCAGATCCCGAACCGTTCGTCATGTCCGAGCGCGTATTCCAGGCACTCGGTCTTGACCTCACACCGGGAGCAGATCCGCTTCGCCTCGCGGGTCGAGCCGCCCTTCTCGGGAAAAAACGCCTCCGGATCGGTCTGCGAGCACAGCGCGCGCTCTTGCCACTCCGGAGCATTTCCGAGCAGGTCGGCCACCTCGAGTCGGCCGTCCATCCAGTTGCCTCCTTATCGCGCACCGGCGTGGCAGCCGGCGCAACCCCCCACGCGGAAGGCGTGTTTGTCCGTCCGGTAGCGATTTGATGCGCTCCGTACGAACGACCCCACTGAAATTACACGTGTGTTATACGTGCGTCGTCAAGCCGAACCTGCTAAGTGGAGTCACCCCTGCCGCGTGCCCGGACGACTGTGGAGTCATCGCGGTCTCGCAACCTGCCCTATCGATTCAGACCCGGCAGGGGTAACGCCCCGCTCGGCGAGTTGCGTCAGATATCGGCGTTTCGCGGCCGGCGCGCCCCGTGGCGTCCCGCGAACGGGTGTACCCGTGGATCGGGCCCGGAGGGGTCAACCGGTGTGCCCGTAGACCGTGGTACGCCGTCGGGCCTGCCGTCCGGCCGCCGTCGCGATCCGCTCCAGCTGGGCGACGGTACGCGCCGAACCATGGTCCGATCCCGCCATCCGGGAGATCGTCTCCTCCATCAACGTGCCGCCGAGGTCGTTGCAGCCGCCCCGGAGCAGTTCCGCCGTTCCGGAGTCGCCGAGCTTGACCCAGGAGCACTGGATGTTCGCGATCCGCCCGTGCAGCAGCAGCCGGGCCATGGCGTGCACGATTCGGTTTTCCCGCCAGGTGGGACCCGGTCGGGCGATCCCGGCGAGGTAGATCGGGGCGTTCGTGTGTACGAACGGCAGGCCGACGAACTCGGTGAACCCGCCGGTACGGTCCTGCAGCCCGGCCAGCACCCGGAAGTGTCCCAGCCACTGTCGGGGGTGGTCGACGTGGCCGTACATCATCGTGGAGCTGGACCGGATGCCCAGCTCGTGCGCGGTGCCGACCACCTCGACCCAGGTGGCGGCCGGCAGTTTGCCCTTGGTGAGCACCCAGCGCACCTCGTCGTCGAGGATCTCCGCCGCCGTGCCGGGGATGGTGTCCAGGCCGGCGTCGCGCAGCTCGGTGAGCCAGTCCCGGACCGGTACGCCCGCCTTGGCGGCACCGGTGACGATCTCCATCGGCGAGAAGGCGTGCACGTGCATGCCCGGCACCCGGGCCTTGATCCCCCGGACCAGCTCCGCGTACGCCGAGACCGGCAGTTTGGGGTCGATCCCGCCCTGCATGCAGACCTCGGTGGCGCCGGCCGCCCAGGCCTCCTCGGCCCGGTCCGCGACCTGCCGGGCGGAGAGCCGGTACGCGTCGGCGTCCCGCTCCCGCTGGGCGAACGCGCAGAACCGGCAGCCCACGTAGCAGACGTTGGAGAAGTTGATATTGCGGTTCACCACGTACGTCACGTCGTCGCCGACCGCCGCCCGGCGGACGTCGTCGGCGATCCGGCACACCTCGTCCAGGTCCGCCCCGTCGGCGCCGAACAGCGCCAGCGCCGCCGCCTCGTGCCGGGGCTCCAGCAGCGCGGCCGGGTCGTCGCCGGCCAGCCGCAGTCCGGCGCGCAGGTCGGAGTCGCCGCCGGCCGGCACCCCGCCCGGGACCAGCGTCCGCTCGCCGAGCGCCGCAGCGGGCACCGCGCCGGGAATCCGGGCACCGACCTCGGCCCAGTCGCCGTAGACCTGGTCGAAGTCGCCGCGCCGGTCACCGGTCCGCCCGGTGGTGTCGATCGTGGCGTGCAGGTCGACCCGACCCCCCGGCACGAAGGCGTCGTCCGGCTCCTGCCAGGGACGACCGGTGGGACGGGCGTCGGCGACCCCGAGCCCGGTGACCGGGTCGGCGAGCGCGGCCACGTGGGCGGCGAGCCGGGGGTCCAGCCACGGATCGCCGCGCCGGACGTACTCGGGGTAGATCGTCAACCGCTCCTGGAGGGTGAACCCGGCCGCCTCGGACCGGGCCGCCAACTCGTCCAGATGCGGCCAGGGACGCTCCGGGTTGACGTGGTCCGGGGTCACCGGCGACACGCCGCCCCAGTCGTCGATGCCGGCCCGCAGCAGGAGGTCGAACTCCCCCTCGATCAGGTTCGGCGGCGCCTGGATCCGGGCTCCCGGGCCGAGCAGGATCCGGGACACCGCCACCGTGGCCGCCAGGTCGTGCAGTTCCGCGTCGGGCATCCCGCGCATCGCGGTGTCCGGCTTGGCCCGGAAGTTCTGCACGATGACTTCCTGGATGTGGCCGTACTCCCGGGCACTGCGCCGGATCGCGAAGATCGAGTCGACCCGCTCGGCGAGCGTCTCACCGATGCCGATCAGGATGCCGGTGGTGAAGGGCACGGCCACCCGCCCGGCGTCGGCGAGCACCCGCAGCCGTACCGCGGGTTCCTTGTCCGGCGAGCCGTAGTGCGGCCCGCCGGGCTCGGACCAGAGCCGGGTGGCGGTGGTCTCCAGCATCATGCCCATGCTCGGCGCGACCGGCTTGAGCCGTTGCAGCTCCGCCCAGGAGAGCACGCCGGGGTTCAGGTGCGGCAGCAGGCCGGTCTCCTCGAGTACCGCGATCGCGCACGCCCGCAGGTAGTCCAGGGTCGAGTCGAAGCCACGCTCGGTCAGCCACTGCCGGGCCTGCGGCCAGCGCTCCTCCGGCCGGTCGCCGAGGGTGAACAACGCCTCCTTGCAGCCCTGCGCCGCACCCGCCGCCGCGATCGCCAGCACCTCGTCCCGCTCCAGGTAGGCGGCGGGCAGCCGGTGCGGCACGGTCGCGAAGGTGCAGTAGTGGCAGCGGTCCTGACAGAGCCGGGTCAGTGGGATGAAGACCTTCTTGGAGAAGGTGACCACCCCGGGCCGCCCGGCATCGACCAACCCGGCGTCCCGCAGCCGGCCGGCGATGGCCAGCAACTCGTCGAGGAACTCGCCGCGCGCGGCGAGCAGCGCCGCCGCCTCGTCCGGGTCGAGGGCCCGGCCGTCCGCCGCCCGGCGCAACGCCCGGCGCAGACTCGCGGTGGTCGGCGCCCCGTCAGTCCCATCAGCCACTCGTGCAGCCTAGGCCGTGGAACCGGCCGGACGGCGCCCGGCGGCCCCTGGTCCGGGCCCGGACCGGGTGGCAACGGTCACAGCCCTCGGGAGGATGGACCCGCGTCCATCCTCCCGATCCGGCTCAGTGCTGGCGCGGCTGGGTCGGGTCGTCGTCCCGGTCGGCCGGCGGCGGCTGGATGCCCGCCGACGGCTGCTGGCTGGCCGGATTGATCCGCTGGGTGCGGTCGGCGGTGCGCTGCGGGATCACCTGGGTCCGGCCCTCCTCCTCTTCCTCGTCCGGCTCGGGGGCGACCGACGGGGCGGGGCCGGCCGACGGCGGCGCCGAGACGGGCCCGGCGGGCGTGCCTGCGGACCCCGGCGCCCCGAACGGAGCGGCCGGCGGCGCGGACGCGGGCGGAGCCGAGGCGGGCGGGGCGGAGGCGGGCGGGGCCGAGGCCGGGATACCGGAGACCGGTTGGCCGTAGGCGGCCGGCTGGGCGTAGCCGGTGGGCTGCGGGTAGCCGGCCGGCTGGCCGAAGTCGGTGGGCTGGCCGTAGACCGTCGGCTGGCCGTAGACGTTCGGGTCGCCACCCTGACCCTGCGGGTAGCCGGCCGGCGGGTAGCCCGGCTGGCCGTACGGCTGCTGACCGTACGGCGGCTGGCCGTAGGGCGGCTGACCGTACGACTGGGGCTGGCCGTAGAGACCCGGCTGCGGCTTCGGCTTGGGTACGTAGAAGAGCGTCCGCCACACCCGGAAGACCACGAAGGCCGCGGCGGCGAGCAGGGCGAAGGCTCCGCCCATCAGCAGAAGTCCGGTGAACGCCCGCCGGAACTCCGTGTCGGCCAGCAGGCTGAAGATCCCGGCGAGGAGGGTCACCAGGCCGAACAGCGCCGAGAAGGCGTACTCGCCGAGCGCCACGAGGGTGATCACCCGGGCGCGACCGACCACCGGCTGGATGTGCGTCGCGAGCAGCACGGCGAGCACCGGAAGGGCGGTCTGCTCGATGCCCACGAAGCCGTAGAAGGCGCTCAGGGACCGGTCGCCGAATTCGGAACCCTCCCAGCCACCGAAGAACAACTCGATCATCCCGGCGAACAGGAACAGCGCGTTGGCGCCGAGCAGCACGAACGCGATCAACTCGCGTAACGGCTTGGTTGTCTGGCTGGCCTGCGGCGCGTCGGTCGGCGCGGGCCCGGGCTGGCTGGTCAAAATTCCCCCTCAGGCAGTTTACGGACGGTGGCGACGCCTGAGCCTAGTCGGCGAACCCGCCCGCCGCCCGCGCGGAGCGGATGGGCGAGGATGGTGACCATGCGCATCGTGGTATTGACCGGGGGCATCGGCGGCGCTCGCTTCCTGACCGGCGTACGCGCGTACGCCGGTCAGGTCGGCGCCGAGGTGACCGCGGTGGTCAACGTCGGTGACGACGTACTGCTGCACGGGCTGAAGATCTGTCCGGACCTGGACAGCGTCATGTACACCCTCGGTGGTGGGGCGGACCGGGAACGGGGCTGGGGACGGGCCGGCGAGACCTGGACGGTCAAGGAGGAGCTGGCCGCGTACGGCGCGGAGCCGACCTGGTTCGGTCTCGGTGACCGGGACGTGGCGACCCACCTGGTCCGCAGTTCGATGCTGGGCGCCGGCTATCCGCTCTCGGCGGTGACCGAGGCGCTCTGCGCACGCTGGCAACCGGGCGTACGCCTGCTGCCCGCCACCGACGACCGCCTGGAGACCCACGTCGTGGTGAGCGGACCCGACGACGGTACGACCGACGCCCCCGACGCCCAGCGCGCCATCCACTTCCAGGAGTGGTGGGTACGCCACCGGGGCGCACTGCCGACCCACCGCTTCGTCTTCGTCGGCGCCGAGGCGGCCAAGCCGGCGGCGGGGGTGCTGGACGCGCTGGCCGAGGCGGATGTCGTGCTGCTCGCCCCGAGCAATCCGGTGGTGAGCGTCGCGCCGATCCTCGCCGTGCCGGGGATCCGGGAGGCGCTGGTCGCCGGCACCGCGCCGGTGATCGGAATCTCCCCGATCATCGGTGGTGCCCCGGTACGCGGCATGGCCGACCGCTGCCTGGCGGTGCTCGGGGTGCCGTGCACCGCGGCCGGGGTGGGCGGGCTCTACGGTCCCCGCTCGGCCGGTGGCATCCTGGACTCCTGGCTGGTGGACACCGCCGACGCCGGTGCCGAGGTCCCGGGCCTGACCGTGCGGGCGGCACCGCTGTGGATGACCGACGAGGCGGCGACCGCGACGATGGTCCGGACCGCGATGGAGCTGGCATGAGACTAGAGGTGTTACCGGTGCTCGGCCTCGGCGACATCACCGAGGGCGACGACCTGGCGGCGCTGATCGCCATGGCCGCGCCCTGGTTGCGCGATGGCGACGTGCTGGTGGTGACCAGCAAGATCGTGTCAAAGGCGGAGGGCCGGATGGTCGACGTACCGGTCGACGGTCCGGAGCGGGAGGTGGCCCGGTCCGAGATCCTCGCCGGGGAGACCGCCCGGCCGGTGGCCCGGCGTGGCGCGACCCGGATCGTCCAGACGCACCACGGTTTCGTGATGGCCTCCGCCGGGATCGACGCCTCCAACGTGGACCGTTCACGGCTGGTACTGCTGCCCAAGGACCCGGACGCGTCCGCCCGGGGGCTACGGGCCGCGATCCGCGAACAGCACGGCGCCGACGTGGTGGTCATCATCTCGGACACGATGGGCCGTCCATGGCGCAACGGCCTCACCGACGTGGCGCTCGGTGTCGCCGGCATGCCGGCGGTCCGCGACCACCGGGGCGAGGTCGACCCGTACGGCAACCGGATGAGCATCACCCAGATGGCGGTGGTGGACGAGTTGGCCGGTGCGGGCGAACTGGTGAAGGGCAAGTGCGACCAGGTGCCGGTCGCGGTGATCCGTGGCTACCTCTACGGCGCCGACCCGGACGACGGCGACGGCGCGGCGGCCCTGGTCCGGGATGCCGCGCAGGACCTCTTCTCGTTGGGCACCGCCGAGGCCCGGGCCGAGGGGCTCCGCGCCGCCGCCACCCTCGGCGAGTCGACCGGCACGCACGGCCGCCGGGTCGCCGGGCCGGACGAGCCGGCCGGGACGGGCGATCTGGCGGCGGTGAACCGGGCGATCGGCACGGTGGCCGGGGTAATCACCCCGGGCACGGTCTTCACCCCGGTCAGCGACGAGCGGGTACGGGCCCGGCTCGCCGGTGCGACGCCGGCCGTACCGTCCGACGCCACCGCGATGGTCGACTGCTGGCCGCCCGGTCCACCCGACTCCGCCGCGTTCATCCGGTTCGGTGCCGACCTGCACCGGCTGCGTGCCGCGCTGGCCGCCGAGGGCCTGGACTCGACCCTGCTGCTGGCCCCCGCCGAGGGCGTCGGAGCGACCCTGGTGGTCACCCCGCCGCCCGGCCCGGCCGTCCTACCAGCCTGACCGGTCCGGCCCGGTCGGCCGCCGTGCCTGGTGGCGGGCGGTGGTGGTCAGACGTCCAGCATGGCCCGGCCGAGCGGGGTCAGGATGTGCAGCACGGTGTTCCGGTCCCGGTGGCTGACCAGCAGCCCCGCGTTGCGTAGTACGGAGGTGTGCTGGCTCGCGGCGGCCGGCGAGATGTGCAGCCGGCGGGCCACCTCCCCGGTGGAGCAGCCGTCGCCCACCACCTCCAGAACCCTCGCCCGGGTACGCCCGAGCAGTGCCGCGAGCGCCGCCTGCCCGCCACTCGATCCGAGCGTCGGGACCGGACCGCCGCCCTCGCCCGGGGCCGGGGTGAGGCCGCCCAGCCGGTCGACCGGATAGACCAGGACCGGGGGCAGTTCGGGGTCGACGAGGGTCACCGGGATACGGGCGCAGAAGAACGACGGCACCAGGAGCAGTCCGCGCCCGTCGAGGTGCAGTTCCCGGTCGACCGGATAGTCGGCCACCTCGAGCACCCCGGAGTCCCACCGCATCGCCGGGCGCAGGCTGGCCAGCAGTCCTTCGGCACCACCGTCGAGCAGCGCCCGGGCCCGGCGGCTCCGGTCCGCCTCCACCGCCGCCTGGATCCGCGCCCAGTACGGCTCGATCGCCGTCACCTGGTACGCCCGCATCGAATCGGCCAGGTGCCGCAGCACCTCGCCGTCGCCCCGGGCCAGCGCGCTCGCCGAACTGGGCAGTGGCAGCGGATTCTCCCCGGCCAGGACGGTCAGGTCCCGCTCCAGCAGGGTGATCGGCGTGGACGCGATGGTGTCCAGCCCCGCCTCCAGCCCGTGCAGGCTCTGGTACGGGGTCAGAAAGTCGGGAAAGTAGCCCCGGGGCGGGTTGAGTGCGAGCAGCAGACGCAGTTGGCCCAGCGCGCTGTTTCGGCGGAGCCCACCGGACACGTCACGCCGCCAGCCGGCCATCACCGGATCCCGGCTACGCCCCTGCAACAGGTGGAGGCTGAGGACAAGCTCCCAGACCTGGTCGGCGGCAGGGGCGACGCGGGTCCGGGCGATGTCCTCGCTGGAGAAGAAGATTCTCAGCATGGCACGCACTCCCGAGTCGCCGGAGAAGGGTGTCCGGCAACCCGTGGAACTCTACCCCGGTGCCATCTATCTCTGTCTTTCAGCCAGAGCTGAAAGACCTCGACGGCCAGCGGACCCACCGGGCATGCTCACTGTGCCGATACCGGGGCTACTGGCGTCATCGACGCTGGACCGGCCCTGCGGCGTGCCGGGGCAGGGGAGGAACGCGGCGCCCGGACGGTCCCAACGAGGGTTCGCGGCCCTTCATCCGCGAAGGGTTCCGTCCGGGTAGTCGCTTTCCGCACCATGCCGATCCTCTGCCCCGATCCAGAGGGCCACCCGGTGATCCTCGTCGGTCACGTAGTAGCGGGATCCGTCCAGTTCGGCCAGACCCTCCACATTGTGCAGTGGGGCGAGGTCCGAGACCAGCTCACCGGCCAGCACCCGGCCCTCCTGACCGGCGGTCCACCGGAACCGCACGTGCCGACTGGTGACGTCTCCCCCGGTGGGATGCGCGTCGAGCAGCACCGATCCCTTGCCGAGTGCGTCGATCGAACCGATCACGGCGTCGTACGAGCCGTCGTCCCGGGACGAGAGCGCCCGGAATCCGGTGAGTTCGCCGGGGCGGGTCACCCCGGTCACCGCGTACGCCCCGACGACCCGGGGCCAGCTCCGCCGGTCGAACATCCCGGCCACGTCCGCCAGCTCGACGACGATCGGTTCGCCCCGGTCGGTGACCGGAAAGCGCAGCCCGAGGAGCAGGGTGCCGGCCGGGGTGAAGGCCGCCGCCTCCACGTTCACCGGCAGGTCGTCGTCGGCCAACCGACTCACCCAGGTCTTCGCCCGCGCGGTCCCCCGGTCCCGGGTGGCGACGATGAACCGGTGCCGGATCTGCTCATTGGGGGGCAGCACGGTTATCCCGGCGGCCACGATCGCGTCGTTCACGGCCCGGTGCAGCCGGAACTGGTTGCGGACCACGTGCAGCCGGGGCACCGGGGTCACCGCGTCGGCCTCACGGAACCGGGCCACGAAGGCACGGCGTGGACGCAGCGGACCGCGCTTCGAGCCGAAGTGCGAGCCGAGCACGTAGATCCACTCGTCGTACCGGGCCAGCGCCTCGCCGTCCTCGGTCCGGCCGTTCTCCTCCCCGGCGTGCATCGGCAGGTGGTGGGTCACCCACGCGCCGTCGTACCGCTCGATCAGCAGGGCCAGGCAGTGTTCGACCGACCCCTCGTCGAGCACCGTCCAGAAGGCCCGCCGTGCGCCGTGCGCGGCGAGCAGCGCGGGCGACCGTACCGGCAGCAGGTCGCTCGCCTCGTTGCCGGCGACACCGAGTTCCACCGTACGCAGCGGGCGGGTCATGGGATCATGGTACGAGTGTCGCCTAGGGTGGCCGTGTGCTGGACGCCCTGTACGCCGACACGTTGGCCCTGCTCACCGCCTGGCGACCACCCACCACCGGTGCGGCCGACGCCCTGGACCGGACCCTCCGGCTGCTCCGCGACGGCGGGCCGGTGGCGATGACCCGGGAGCACCGCCCCGGCCACATCACGGCCAGCACGCTGGTGCTGGACTCGACCGGCAGCCGGGTACTCCTCTGCCTGCACGGCCGCTTCCGGCAGTGGGTGCAGCTCGGCGGGCACTGCGAGGCCACCGACCCGACCCTGGCCGGCGCGGCGCTGCGGGAGGCGACGGAGGAGTCCGGCATCGACGGGCTCTGGCTGGAGCCGGTACCGATCGACCTGGACATCCATCCGGTGCCCTGTGCCGGCGGCTCCTGGCACCACGATGTACGGTTCGCCGCGATCGCCCCGGCGGAGGCGGTCGAGCGGGTCAGCGCCGAGTCGGTCGAACTCGGCTGGTTTCCGCCCGACGCGCTGCCCGAGCCGCTGGCGGGCGCCACCGAGCAACTGGTGGCGCCGGCACTGGCGGCGTTCAGACGTAGTTCTCTTCGCCCCGCTCCTTGAGCTCGTCGACCAGCTTCTTGACGTCCTGGGCCCGGTCGCGGGGACAGACCAGCACCGCGTCCGGGGTGTCCACCACGATCAGGTCCCGGACGCCCAGCGCGGCGACCAGCCGGCCGGACTGCGGCACCACCACCAGACGCTCGCAGTCCCGGAGCAGCACACCGGGCTTCGGCTCGACCTGCTCGGCACCGAGCACCACGTTGCCGCTCTCGTCGGCCGGCAACACCTCGCCGAGCGTGTCGAAGTCGCCGACGTCGTTCCAGCCGAAGTCTCCCGGTACGGTGGCGACCCGCCCTGCCATCGCGGCGCCCTCCATCACGGCGTAGTCGACGGAGATCTTGGGCAGCGTGGGCCAGACGGTGCCGAGCACCTCCTCGCGCTCGGGCGTGTCCCAGGACTGCGCGATGGTGGTCAGCCCGGCGTGCAGCACGGGCTGCTGCCGCGCCAGCTCGGCCAGGAAGACGTCGACCCGCCAGACGAACATGCTCGCGTTCCACAGGTGCCGCCCGGAGCGCAGGTACGCCTCGGCGACGTCGGCCGCCGGCTTCTCCTTGAACTCCTCGACCCGGCGCAACGGGCCCGAGCCGAGCAGTTCGCCGCACTGGAGATAGCCGTACCCGGTCTCGGCCCGGGTGGGTTTGATGCCCACCGTCATCAGCAGGCCCTGCTCGGCACCGCCGACCGCCTCCCGCACCGTCGCGGCCCAACCGTCCGGGTCGCCGATCAGATGGTCCGCCGCGAACGAACCCATCACCGCTTCCGGCTCGCGCAGCGCGATGACCGCGGCGGCGAGCGCGATCGCCGCGCAGGAGTCCCGGGGCGAGGGCTCGACCAGGATGTTCTCCTCTGGCAGGCCGGTCAGCTGGCGGGCGACCGCGGCCACGTGCGCGGCGCCGGTGACCACCATGGTCCGCTCCGGAGTGGTCAGCGGCCCGAGCCGGTTGACCGTGGCCTGCAACAGCGAGTCGCCGGTACCGGTGAGCGGATGGAGAAACTTGGGATGACCGGCACGGGACAGCGGCCACAGACGTGTACCGCTACCGCCCGCCGGGATTACGGCGAAGAGCATCAGCACATCATGCCGGACACGTGTGCCCGATCACTCCGGCTTGTCGCGACGGTACGCGATCAAACCGGTACGGACGGCAGCGACATCCCCGCTGACCTGGCCTCGCGCTGATCATGCGCGGGCCCGGGTCCACGCCGCGATGTGCACCTCGGCGCTCGACTCCCAGGTGAACTCCTTGGCCCGGTCGAAGCCCGCCTTCGCCAGCGAGAGCCGCCGCGACTCGTCGTCCAGCAGCGCGCCGAGATCCGTCGCGATCTGCTGCGGGTCCTCGCTGGTGTACGCGACCGCGTCGCCGCCCACCTCCGGCAACGACAGTCGCGGCGTGGTCAGCACCGGTGTGGCGCAGGCCATCGCCTCCAGGATCGGCAGGCCGAACCCCTCGCCGTAGGACGGATACGCGGCGACCAGCGCACCGCCGAGGAAGCCGGGCAGGTCGGCGTAGCGCAGGTAGCCGGGGCGCAGCAGCCGCAGGTGCGCCGGTACGTCGGCGACGGCCCGGTCGATCTCGTCGTCGTGACCCTGGCCGCCAGCGAGGACCAGGGCCGGCGGGGCGGGCCGGTCCTTCACCGCCAGCACCCAGCCACGGATGAGGTTCGGCACGTTCTTGCGCGGCTCCTTGGACCCGAGGAACGCCACGTAGCTGTTCGCGCCCAGGCCGAGCCGGGCGCGTACCCGCGCCTTCTCTTCGTCGCTCGGCGCGTGGAAGGCCGCCTGGTCCACCCCGTGGTACGCCACGTCGATCCGGGTCGGATCGGCGTCCAGCAACCGGATCAACTCGTCCCGGGTCGCCTTGCTGGGCACGATCACCCGGTCCGCCCGACGCAGCGACGTCTTGATCGCGCTGCGGAAGAAGGTCCGCCGGGTCTTGTCGTAGTGCTCGGGCTCGGTGAAGAAGGTGGCGTCGTGCACGGTGACCGTCACCGGACAGCCGGCCCGGAGCGGGCAGGTGTAGAACGGCGAGTGCAGCACGTGCGCGCCGACCTGCTGGGCGAGCAGCGGAAGCCCGGTCTGCTCCCAGGCGAGCCGGGCCGGTCGGTGCGCCACCGCCGCCGGTGCCGGGATCACCTCCGCGCCCGGCAGCATCCGGGCGTACCGCTCACCGTCGGTGCGCAGCGCGACCACGACCAACTCCAGGCCCGGGCCGATGACCTTGCCCAGGGCGCCGAGGAGTCCGTCGACGTATCTACCAACGCCGCCCCGGTCGGCGGGCACGCTGGTGGCGTCAATGAGCACGCGGGGCGGACGACCGGCGGTCACTGTGGCGACTCCTCGAAAGGTGTGGTGTGGGGAACAACACTGCGATCCAAGCCTACGCCGCGCCCGCCCGAGCGCGTCGACTGCGACCCGTCGGGCAACTGTCTTTCCGGTGACTCAAACGGTTCACGGGTGTTGGTCGTCACAGTGGGTGCCGAACCCACTCGAATCGGGTACCGACCACCGCCGATGTGGCGTGAATGTCGCCGGCCGCCCGGGTCGGTATCGTTCCGGACGATGACCGAGAACATTGCCGGGATCTTCGCCGCCGCGATCGCCGCCGACCCGACCCGACCCCTGCTGACCTGGTACGACGACGCGACCGGTGACCGTACCGAACTTTCCGGGGCGACCCTGGCCAACTGGGTCGCCAAGACCGCCAACCTGCTGGTCGACTCGGCCGGGCTGGCGCCGGGCGACTCCGCCGGGGTGCTGCTGCCGGCACACTGGCAGACCGCTGCCGTCCTGCTCGGCTGCTGGTCGGCCGGGCTGGAGGTGACCGGCGGCCAACCCGGTGACCCGGCGAGCCGCCCGGTCGACGTGCTCTTCGCCGCCGTCGACCGGATCACCGAGGCGGCGGCCTGGCCGACCGGTGACCGGTACGCCCTCGCGCTCGCCCCGCTCGCCGCCCCGGTACGCGACCTGCCGCCCGGGTACGCCGACTACGTGATCGAGGTACGCGGGCACGGCGACCACTTCACTCCGGAGCCGCAGGGGGGCCCTCAGGACGCCCTGCTCGCCGCTCGGGCCGCCCAGCGGGCCACCGAGTTGGGCATCGGTGCCGGCGACCGGGTACTGGTCGACGCGGACCGCTACCCGGACCCGGTGGACTGGCTGCTCGCCCCGCTGCACGC
The nucleotide sequence above comes from Plantactinospora soyae. Encoded proteins:
- the cofD gene encoding 2-phospho-L-lactate transferase, with protein sequence MRIVVLTGGIGGARFLTGVRAYAGQVGAEVTAVVNVGDDVLLHGLKICPDLDSVMYTLGGGADRERGWGRAGETWTVKEELAAYGAEPTWFGLGDRDVATHLVRSSMLGAGYPLSAVTEALCARWQPGVRLLPATDDRLETHVVVSGPDDGTTDAPDAQRAIHFQEWWVRHRGALPTHRFVFVGAEAAKPAAGVLDALAEADVVLLAPSNPVVSVAPILAVPGIREALVAGTAPVIGISPIIGGAPVRGMADRCLAVLGVPCTAAGVGGLYGPRSAGGILDSWLVDTADAGAEVPGLTVRAAPLWMTDEAATATMVRTAMELA
- a CDS encoding coenzyme F420-0:L-glutamate ligase produces the protein MRLEVLPVLGLGDITEGDDLAALIAMAAPWLRDGDVLVVTSKIVSKAEGRMVDVPVDGPEREVARSEILAGETARPVARRGATRIVQTHHGFVMASAGIDASNVDRSRLVLLPKDPDASARGLRAAIREQHGADVVVIISDTMGRPWRNGLTDVALGVAGMPAVRDHRGEVDPYGNRMSITQMAVVDELAGAGELVKGKCDQVPVAVIRGYLYGADPDDGDGAAALVRDAAQDLFSLGTAEARAEGLRAAATLGESTGTHGRRVAGPDEPAGTGDLAAVNRAIGTVAGVITPGTVFTPVSDERVRARLAGATPAVPSDATAMVDCWPPGPPDSAAFIRFGADLHRLRAALAAEGLDSTLLLAPAEGVGATLVVTPPPGPAVLPA
- a CDS encoding ArsR/SmtB family transcription factor, producing MLRIFFSSEDIARTRVAPAADQVWELVLSLHLLQGRSRDPVMAGWRRDVSGGLRRNSALGQLRLLLALNPPRGYFPDFLTPYQSLHGLEAGLDTIASTPITLLERDLTVLAGENPLPLPSSASALARGDGEVLRHLADSMRAYQVTAIEPYWARIQAAVEADRSRRARALLDGGAEGLLASLRPAMRWDSGVLEVADYPVDRELHLDGRGLLLVPSFFCARIPVTLVDPELPPVLVYPVDRLGGLTPAPGEGGGPVPTLGSSGGQAALAALLGRTRARVLEVVGDGCSTGEVARRLHISPAAASQHTSVLRNAGLLVSHRDRNTVLHILTPLGRAMLDV
- a CDS encoding NUDIX hydrolase, encoding MLDALYADTLALLTAWRPPTTGAADALDRTLRLLRDGGPVAMTREHRPGHITASTLVLDSTGSRVLLCLHGRFRQWVQLGGHCEATDPTLAGAALREATEESGIDGLWLEPVPIDLDIHPVPCAGGSWHHDVRFAAIAPAEAVERVSAESVELGWFPPDALPEPLAGATEQLVAPALAAFRRSSLRPAP
- a CDS encoding mannose-1-phosphate guanylyltransferase, giving the protein MLFAVIPAGGSGTRLWPLSRAGHPKFLHPLTGTGDSLLQATVNRLGPLTTPERTMVVTGAAHVAAVARQLTGLPEENILVEPSPRDSCAAIALAAAVIALREPEAVMGSFAADHLIGDPDGWAATVREAVGGAEQGLLMTVGIKPTRAETGYGYLQCGELLGSGPLRRVEEFKEKPAADVAEAYLRSGRHLWNASMFVWRVDVFLAELARQQPVLHAGLTTIAQSWDTPEREEVLGTVWPTLPKISVDYAVMEGAAMAGRVATVPGDFGWNDVGDFDTLGEVLPADESGNVVLGAEQVEPKPGVLLRDCERLVVVPQSGRLVAALGVRDLIVVDTPDAVLVCPRDRAQDVKKLVDELKERGEENYV